A window of the Tropheryma whipplei str. Twist genome harbors these coding sequences:
- a CDS encoding glycosyltransferase family 2 protein, whose protein sequence is MGVSVVMATYNGGPFLAEQLMSILSQTVLPDEIVIADDGSTDDTERIIFRFRGKFPNLLYIPSEGTRLGPGKNFERAIKRSSQEFIVFSDQDDIWQPDRIEIQQSALKSNPGAVLLHSNARLVDQDGNMLGDLFSALGITKTILTRINNGEAFNILLRRNVVTGATVMTRREFALSTLPFPDAWLHDEWLAICGGNRVRVLDHCLIQYRQHDKNHIGARRLSVREKFLKLFEDTDVRNARLLARTEALTNFAEEKSGNIFFNTREIGLIRKKLTHERFRSTLGKSRLLRIWPVLKRVSRYRQFSNFSADILRDLLSSRQHDKP, encoded by the coding sequence ATGGGCGTTTCCGTTGTTATGGCCACGTATAACGGCGGCCCGTTTCTCGCCGAGCAGCTGATGAGTATACTTTCTCAAACTGTTCTGCCTGATGAGATAGTTATTGCTGATGACGGGTCCACTGATGATACCGAGAGAATTATTTTTCGCTTCAGGGGCAAATTCCCCAACCTGCTCTACATCCCAAGTGAGGGCACACGCCTCGGTCCAGGAAAAAATTTTGAAAGAGCCATTAAAAGATCATCGCAGGAGTTTATTGTTTTCTCTGATCAGGATGACATATGGCAGCCTGATCGCATTGAGATACAACAGTCTGCTCTAAAGAGCAACCCTGGAGCTGTCCTGCTTCATAGCAATGCCAGACTTGTGGACCAAGATGGCAACATGCTTGGGGATTTGTTTTCTGCTTTAGGGATAACAAAAACAATCTTGACGAGGATCAATAACGGGGAGGCGTTTAACATATTGCTCAGACGCAATGTTGTAACCGGCGCGACAGTCATGACACGTCGGGAGTTTGCCCTCTCAACATTGCCCTTTCCGGATGCATGGCTGCATGATGAATGGCTCGCTATATGTGGAGGTAACCGGGTAAGGGTATTGGACCACTGCCTCATTCAATACAGACAACACGATAAAAATCATATTGGCGCGCGGCGGCTCAGCGTAAGGGAAAAATTCCTAAAACTGTTCGAAGATACTGATGTAAGAAATGCGCGACTCCTTGCAAGAACAGAGGCATTGACAAATTTTGCAGAGGAAAAATCAGGGAACATATTTTTCAATACGCGCGAGATCGGTTTGATAAGAAAAAAACTTACGCACGAGAGATTTCGCAGCACTCTCGGTAAAAGTCGACTTTTGCGAATTTGGCCAGTTTTGAAAAGGGTCAGTAGATATCGACAGTTCAGTAATTTTTCAGCCGATATCTTGCGCGACCTGCTCTCAAGTCGGCAGCATGATAAACCTTAG
- a CDS encoding DUF2304 domain-containing protein has product MTSYFFGILVSIALLVILIEMLRREKLRERHAVWWLLAGFIAVFFAVFPGILRWISNLLGIITPINLVLFMAVILLFLVCLQQSCELAKLDKRTRRLAEDTLLLQDELEDIKSHSSKE; this is encoded by the coding sequence ATGACATCGTACTTTTTTGGCATTTTAGTTTCTATTGCCCTTCTCGTGATTCTAATCGAAATGCTACGAAGAGAAAAACTCCGCGAAAGACATGCGGTGTGGTGGCTTCTTGCCGGGTTTATTGCGGTTTTCTTTGCGGTTTTCCCCGGAATTCTTAGGTGGATAAGCAATTTACTCGGAATAATTACACCAATCAACCTTGTTCTGTTCATGGCCGTAATTCTTCTCTTTTTAGTTTGCTTGCAGCAGAGTTGTGAGCTTGCAAAACTTGACAAGAGAACACGAAGGCTTGCAGAAGATACCCTCCTCTTACAAGACGAACTTGAAGATATCAAAAGCCATTCGTCAAAGGAGTAG
- a CDS encoding glycosyltransferase family 2 protein — translation MTNRVLVVVPAHNEALSLPGTLQEIKENLPGFSVLVIDDGSTDATSDAAEAHSIKVIRIPFNAGVGGAMRLGFRFALRKGFNVVVQVDADGQHNPKYVSELINRLNNRHDKPDIVIGARFAGCGNYKLRGPRRWAIFALSKLMSRFAKTNLTDVTSGFRASGTRAIKLFAEKYPTEYLGDTVESVAIALKEGLVVRQVPVAMRERKAGTPSHGPCRATLLLLRVVVAALVAPLKSGKSKGCR, via the coding sequence GTGACAAATAGGGTGCTGGTTGTCGTTCCGGCACATAATGAGGCCTTATCCCTCCCTGGGACCTTGCAAGAGATAAAAGAGAATCTACCGGGATTTAGTGTTTTGGTAATAGACGACGGGTCGACAGATGCAACATCTGATGCAGCGGAGGCGCATTCGATAAAAGTAATCAGGATACCGTTCAATGCTGGAGTAGGCGGGGCAATGCGTCTTGGCTTCAGATTTGCCCTCAGAAAAGGATTTAACGTTGTTGTTCAGGTTGACGCTGACGGACAGCATAACCCAAAGTACGTTAGTGAACTGATAAATAGACTGAACAATAGACATGACAAACCCGATATTGTGATAGGGGCTCGCTTTGCGGGATGCGGAAACTACAAACTAAGAGGGCCAAGACGTTGGGCGATATTTGCTCTCAGCAAACTTATGAGTCGCTTTGCCAAGACTAATCTAACTGATGTTACAAGCGGTTTTCGCGCATCTGGAACAAGAGCAATTAAACTATTTGCCGAGAAATATCCAACCGAATACCTCGGTGATACAGTCGAGTCGGTGGCAATTGCCCTTAAAGAAGGTCTTGTGGTGAGACAGGTTCCTGTTGCGATGCGCGAAAGGAAGGCCGGTACTCCATCGCATGGGCCATGCAGAGCGACCCTGTTGTTGTTGAGAGTAGTTGTGGCAGCGCTTGTGGCACCCCTGAAGTCTGGAAAGTCGAAAGGCTGTCGATGA
- a CDS encoding DUF2142 domain-containing protein yields MSDSDTNSIPLTRSALRKIEKSSAAGASGLRRLRLAVLVPLLLFISLAGWALSSPIGSSPDDDFHLASAWCALGDRPGLCESSGIKDAKKVPTTILDTWHGKGSRHGNLYCFLNGVSPECQNKWLGNTDHKMQDTGRVNFGNNAQYTNLYYSAMGLLASDDVRASVWGMRLINAFIFTALSLLLYLALPQPRRAALLITWSLSLVPAAMFFIPSSNPSSWAFIGVPSTFFAMLSFFETRGRRKICLGIIAVFSVLLSAFARSDAAIYALLAIVISGILQVRDFKNPWAQFALPVALGIMSIATFFMYPLNVAATGLPATGARDYGFITFVKNIIFIPSSFLPSVFTPQFLGWLDVPLYPPAYVFVAIAALIIVGFALGVGGVRKLFAVLLTLAALIIAPLYVSQVAGITADKLLQPRYLAPLAIIFIAVVLYTGFGEVLQIKKRYMAVIFFLIAPANAFGIFSLLRHYDALPSFLGGALPPTSDGPNAGASRDALAGHHPPGSISAPDGAGTSGEHSGSWWWPGFPVSPILLFSVVVASFTLALLIALRDVLKIRNEVNIANETEKALARARRLSVSDTPALVNVGTGMITLSKISNATASITLEDAEDQS; encoded by the coding sequence ATGAGTGACAGTGATACGAATAGCATTCCGCTTACACGTTCGGCGCTGCGCAAAATAGAAAAAAGTAGCGCCGCCGGGGCGTCGGGACTGCGACGATTGCGCCTGGCGGTGCTTGTTCCGCTGTTGCTGTTTATTTCTCTGGCAGGCTGGGCCCTCTCTTCCCCGATTGGAAGCAGCCCCGATGATGATTTCCATCTCGCCAGTGCATGGTGTGCCCTCGGTGACAGGCCTGGCTTATGTGAATCATCTGGCATAAAGGATGCTAAAAAGGTTCCCACTACGATTTTGGACACCTGGCATGGTAAAGGTAGCCGCCATGGCAATTTGTATTGTTTCCTAAATGGTGTTAGCCCAGAGTGTCAGAACAAATGGCTTGGCAATACTGATCACAAGATGCAGGATACCGGTCGTGTTAACTTTGGCAATAATGCACAGTATACGAATCTTTATTACTCAGCTATGGGTTTATTGGCCTCTGATGATGTGCGCGCTTCCGTATGGGGCATGCGGCTTATAAACGCCTTTATATTCACCGCTCTGAGTTTGCTACTTTATCTTGCATTGCCGCAGCCGCGCAGGGCGGCTTTGCTGATCACATGGTCACTAAGCCTTGTTCCGGCCGCAATGTTTTTCATACCCTCGTCTAACCCATCATCATGGGCGTTTATCGGGGTACCGTCGACCTTTTTCGCAATGCTTTCCTTCTTTGAAACTCGGGGTAGGAGAAAAATTTGCCTCGGCATTATCGCGGTTTTTTCAGTTTTGCTATCAGCTTTTGCCAGGTCTGATGCAGCCATCTATGCCCTTCTGGCAATTGTAATCAGCGGAATCTTGCAGGTGCGGGATTTTAAAAACCCCTGGGCTCAGTTTGCATTGCCGGTTGCTCTTGGCATTATGTCCATTGCTACATTCTTTATGTATCCGCTAAATGTTGCAGCGACTGGACTTCCTGCTACTGGCGCTAGAGACTATGGCTTTATAACCTTCGTTAAAAACATTATTTTTATACCGAGTTCTTTTTTACCGAGCGTATTTACCCCGCAGTTCCTGGGGTGGCTTGATGTGCCCCTGTATCCCCCTGCATATGTGTTTGTCGCCATTGCAGCGCTAATTATCGTTGGATTTGCCCTTGGGGTTGGAGGGGTGCGCAAGCTATTTGCGGTTCTGCTGACTCTTGCGGCATTGATTATCGCGCCATTGTATGTATCTCAAGTTGCGGGGATTACCGCTGATAAACTGCTTCAGCCGAGATATTTAGCTCCTCTTGCGATTATCTTCATTGCTGTGGTTCTGTATACCGGCTTTGGTGAGGTCCTCCAGATAAAGAAACGATATATGGCTGTTATTTTTTTTCTAATTGCCCCCGCTAACGCATTCGGTATTTTTTCCCTGCTCAGGCATTATGATGCCCTGCCAAGTTTTTTGGGTGGCGCTTTACCGCCTACATCAGACGGGCCCAATGCGGGCGCCAGCCGCGATGCGCTCGCTGGGCATCACCCCCCCGGATCCATTTCTGCGCCGGATGGGGCTGGTACTTCTGGTGAACATTCGGGATCATGGTGGTGGCCTGGGTTTCCCGTTTCTCCGATTTTGCTTTTCAGCGTAGTTGTTGCATCTTTCACGCTTGCATTGTTAATTGCCTTGCGCGATGTGCTCAAAATACGCAATGAGGTGAATATAGCGAATGAAACCGAGAAGGCTTTGGCACGTGCCAGGCGTCTGAGCGTATCTGACACGCCAGCGCTTGTCAATGTTGGAACCGGAATGATAACCCTTTCCAAGATATCTAACGCAACGGCCTCTATAACGCTCGAGGATGCAGAAGACCAATCGTAA
- a CDS encoding sensor histidine kinase — MSAKFPSKLYRLVARSSIKSKVVTLVALVLAFSFTAVGIGTTLVIKNEMIKTIDEQLIHISGTFPLFESSFEVFSPGRASYKAHIYKFDGTLIWPIGENPSIEFDRKIDITLYNEKGNTPFTLHSISRQKKYRMLLQPLETGSGQEILAYYLPQSGTENTANFYQRSYIWFSLAVFAIAAYIVYLITAHTLSPLYALEKTARAFARGDYSRRIRSEYVSAEILNLNKSLNSMLDSLEKALGERDKTLGEMKQFLADASHELRTPLVSLRGYAELYRIGALKGKEDIDNAIERIEKEAIRMGTMVEDLLSLTRLEKATDLVPVDVKYLVQESVIDMNVLEKTRKITTGIPKRQSCMILGNENMLRRLLANLINNALHYTPPGSPIEIVLRTDKTDVVIDVRDHGPGVPRQLHDKVFKRFWRSDASRARNSGGVGLGLSIVASIVKVHKGTIEILRTRGGGATFRTRIPKLVNKHRSGSSSHSLTR; from the coding sequence GTGTCAGCAAAGTTTCCCAGTAAGCTGTACAGACTCGTTGCACGCTCTTCGATAAAGAGTAAGGTGGTAACGCTTGTAGCGCTTGTGCTTGCATTTTCGTTCACTGCTGTGGGTATTGGAACCACTCTGGTTATAAAGAACGAGATGATAAAAACAATTGATGAGCAGCTAATTCATATAAGCGGTACATTTCCGCTGTTTGAAAGCAGTTTTGAAGTGTTCAGTCCGGGAAGGGCAAGCTACAAAGCTCATATTTATAAATTCGACGGGACACTGATTTGGCCTATCGGAGAAAACCCTTCTATCGAGTTTGACAGGAAAATTGACATTACACTTTACAACGAAAAGGGTAACACGCCGTTTACTTTGCACTCGATATCGAGACAAAAGAAATATAGAATGCTCTTGCAGCCACTGGAAACGGGCAGTGGGCAAGAAATCCTTGCTTATTACCTGCCGCAGTCTGGTACTGAAAATACCGCCAATTTTTATCAAAGAAGCTATATTTGGTTTAGTCTTGCGGTATTTGCAATCGCTGCGTACATAGTTTATCTAATAACCGCACATACACTATCTCCACTATATGCTCTTGAGAAGACCGCAAGGGCGTTTGCAAGAGGGGATTATTCAAGGCGGATAAGGTCTGAATATGTTTCTGCAGAAATACTCAATCTAAACAAATCTCTGAATTCCATGCTGGACAGTCTCGAAAAAGCCCTTGGTGAGCGAGATAAAACACTTGGCGAGATGAAGCAATTCTTGGCAGATGCAAGTCACGAATTGCGAACGCCACTTGTATCTCTTAGGGGTTATGCCGAGCTCTATAGGATTGGCGCCCTTAAGGGTAAGGAGGATATTGACAACGCGATTGAGCGGATTGAAAAAGAGGCAATACGAATGGGCACAATGGTTGAAGACTTGCTGTCTCTGACGCGCCTTGAAAAGGCTACAGACCTTGTGCCTGTCGATGTGAAATATCTTGTCCAAGAGTCAGTTATTGACATGAATGTCCTGGAAAAAACTCGTAAGATCACAACCGGTATTCCGAAAAGGCAATCCTGTATGATTCTCGGGAACGAAAATATGCTTCGGCGGTTACTTGCAAATCTGATTAACAATGCCCTGCACTATACCCCGCCAGGCTCTCCAATAGAGATTGTGTTACGCACTGATAAAACAGATGTTGTGATTGATGTGCGCGACCATGGTCCGGGCGTGCCAAGACAGCTACACGATAAAGTGTTCAAGCGGTTTTGGCGATCTGACGCATCGCGGGCACGGAACAGCGGTGGTGTGGGGCTTGGGCTTTCTATTGTGGCATCTATTGTAAAAGTCCATAAAGGCACAATAGAGATATTGCGCACACGAGGTGGTGGCGCTACATTTAGAACCAGGATTCCCAAGCTTGTTAATAAACACCGTTCTGGATCCTCTAGTCATAGTCTCACACGGTGA
- a CDS encoding response regulator transcription factor codes for MSQTKILVVDDEANIRDLLAASLRFAGYGVVTAGNGAGAVSAVLAEEPDLIIMDVMLPDMSGFAATKRLREAGFRCPVIFLSARDSTEDKITGLTVGGDDYVTKPFSLDEILARVAAILRRTKIDDVDATIRVGDLVIDQNSNEVFLKGNLIDLSPTEFKLLRYFMLNPNRVLSKSQILGHVWDYDFDGDSSIVESYISYIRRKLAAYSSETIIHTKRGFGYIMRTR; via the coding sequence ATGAGTCAGACAAAGATTCTAGTTGTTGACGACGAAGCCAATATACGGGATCTCCTGGCGGCGAGCTTGCGGTTCGCGGGGTACGGTGTGGTCACCGCTGGGAATGGCGCCGGTGCAGTCTCGGCGGTCCTGGCTGAGGAGCCAGACCTGATAATCATGGATGTTATGCTCCCAGATATGAGCGGGTTTGCTGCAACGAAACGACTTCGCGAGGCTGGTTTTCGCTGTCCCGTGATATTCCTGAGTGCAAGAGATAGCACAGAAGACAAGATAACTGGCCTCACCGTAGGTGGTGATGATTACGTTACAAAACCATTTAGTCTCGATGAGATACTGGCGCGTGTGGCAGCTATTCTGCGTCGAACAAAGATAGATGATGTAGACGCAACTATCCGTGTTGGTGACCTAGTAATCGATCAAAACTCAAATGAGGTGTTCCTAAAGGGTAACCTAATTGATCTCAGTCCAACTGAGTTCAAACTTCTGCGGTACTTTATGTTGAATCCAAACCGCGTGCTTTCAAAGTCTCAAATACTGGGGCACGTTTGGGACTATGATTTTGATGGTGACTCGAGTATTGTCGAGTCCTATATTTCGTATATAAGACGCAAGTTAGCAGCTTACAGTAGCGAAACGATTATTCATACCAAGCGAGGTTTTGGTTATATCATGAGAACGCGCTGA
- a CDS encoding cold-shock protein, whose amino-acid sequence MPLGTVRFYNKERGFGFVVSDDGESVFLPAKALPDGVSDLSPGTRVDYGAALGKKGSQVLSLRVLRKPPRRGVRSTDDMAVIIEDLMKILDEAGESFKRGRYPKAERAKVLAAMLRQVADGLDAN is encoded by the coding sequence ATGCCTTTGGGGACGGTTCGTTTTTATAACAAAGAACGTGGCTTTGGGTTTGTTGTGTCCGACGATGGCGAGTCTGTTTTTTTGCCGGCTAAAGCTTTACCGGATGGCGTCTCCGACCTTTCGCCCGGCACCCGTGTTGATTACGGGGCAGCTCTGGGAAAGAAGGGCTCTCAGGTCTTATCTCTAAGAGTTCTAAGAAAACCACCCCGCCGTGGTGTTAGGTCAACTGATGACATGGCAGTTATAATCGAGGATCTAATGAAAATTCTTGATGAAGCGGGCGAAAGTTTTAAGCGTGGCCGTTACCCAAAAGCCGAACGCGCTAAGGTTCTTGCGGCTATGCTCCGCCAGGTTGCAGACGGTCTTGATGCTAACTGA
- a CDS encoding ParA family protein yields the protein MTKKSARTVAVCNQKGGVGKTTTTINLAACLAERGMRVLTVDLDPQGALTAGFGISNFEYTVYDLLLGRNRNAVLIQTSLKGVDVLPANIDLSAAEVYLVSEVAREQILAKELESFSSDYDVILIDCQPSLGLLTINALTASHGLLIPLECEYFAMRGLALLLETVRKIQDRLNTALKVDGIIATMFDMRTLHAREVLESVKKAFPGLLLTTVINRTIKFPDSSIAGMPVTVFAPNHQASKNYRDLTHELVHRGVFTLPS from the coding sequence ATGACTAAAAAATCCGCTAGGACGGTTGCTGTCTGTAACCAAAAGGGTGGAGTTGGTAAAACAACAACAACCATAAATCTTGCTGCATGCTTGGCCGAACGCGGAATGAGAGTTTTAACGGTCGACCTAGATCCACAGGGTGCCCTAACTGCTGGCTTCGGAATTTCCAATTTTGAATACACGGTATACGATCTTCTGCTCGGCCGTAATCGCAATGCTGTATTGATACAAACCTCCCTCAAAGGCGTTGATGTCCTGCCAGCAAATATAGACTTGTCTGCAGCTGAAGTCTATCTTGTATCGGAAGTTGCCAGAGAGCAAATACTTGCCAAAGAGCTTGAGTCATTCTCCTCCGATTATGATGTGATACTAATCGACTGCCAGCCCTCACTCGGTCTTCTTACCATAAATGCACTTACTGCAAGTCATGGTTTACTTATTCCCCTTGAGTGTGAGTATTTCGCCATGCGAGGATTGGCTCTATTACTCGAAACAGTTCGCAAAATCCAAGATCGATTAAATACTGCGCTAAAGGTTGACGGAATTATTGCAACTATGTTCGATATGAGAACTTTGCATGCCAGAGAGGTCTTAGAGAGTGTGAAAAAGGCCTTTCCCGGGTTACTGCTAACAACTGTTATAAATAGGACAATAAAATTTCCAGACTCCAGTATCGCTGGCATGCCGGTTACCGTTTTCGCCCCAAATCATCAAGCATCGAAAAATTATCGCGACCTCACGCACGAACTTGTACATCGTGGTGTTTTTACCTTACCAAGCTAA
- a CDS encoding prephenate dehydrogenase — protein sequence MYVHIIGAGLIGGSIALGLSRAGLKVSASDISPAAQRLSKLGDISIGPPNQNPDLVFVCTPPDVTAAEVVSSLDRFPETCVVDVSSVKTRIYREVLRKTHPAKRVFYIQSHPMAGREIGGIQGASADLFSGWPWIVCHSFVCGDGNDQMNGENSVHQKNYLTRNTEDEAEWSLGKNLLHCINLLGAFPVFMHRDRHDRSVAAVSHVPHILSSLIALSLANTDQGTVAICGSGIKDMTRLAASNPELWTQIIFSNRREILQSLGVFSGLLKRMLHTLEKLDNPAYRTDLFSQLAEAQAQQARIPKKPGKNLDYSQLEVLIPDKPGELSKVLGAINTQGINLEDLHFEHANNLGVVKLSVSNKDRCRLMDTLEDKWTLLV from the coding sequence GTGTACGTTCATATCATTGGTGCTGGACTGATTGGTGGCAGTATCGCGCTAGGTCTTTCCCGTGCAGGACTGAAGGTCAGTGCAAGTGACATTTCGCCAGCTGCTCAGCGCCTCTCAAAACTTGGGGATATTTCGATTGGCCCGCCAAATCAGAATCCGGATTTGGTGTTTGTATGCACACCTCCCGATGTGACCGCCGCCGAAGTTGTGAGCTCTCTGGATAGATTTCCCGAAACTTGCGTAGTGGATGTATCAAGCGTTAAGACCAGAATATACCGTGAGGTATTGCGTAAAACACACCCTGCAAAGCGAGTATTTTACATACAGAGTCATCCAATGGCTGGAAGAGAGATAGGTGGCATTCAGGGCGCCTCTGCCGATTTATTCTCAGGGTGGCCGTGGATTGTGTGCCATTCGTTTGTTTGCGGTGACGGCAATGACCAGATGAATGGTGAGAATTCTGTTCATCAAAAGAATTACCTAACACGGAACACCGAAGATGAAGCGGAATGGTCTTTGGGGAAAAATCTCTTGCATTGTATAAACCTTCTAGGAGCCTTTCCTGTCTTCATGCATAGAGACAGGCATGATCGGTCAGTTGCGGCAGTATCGCATGTGCCACATATACTCTCAAGCCTCATAGCCCTGTCACTTGCAAATACAGATCAAGGCACAGTTGCAATATGTGGTTCGGGTATAAAGGATATGACACGTCTTGCTGCAAGCAATCCAGAATTGTGGACCCAGATCATTTTCTCAAATCGTCGTGAAATCTTACAAAGTCTAGGGGTTTTTTCTGGACTTTTGAAGAGAATGCTCCACACACTTGAGAAGCTCGATAATCCTGCGTATCGCACGGATCTGTTCTCTCAGCTTGCTGAGGCTCAGGCCCAACAGGCCCGCATTCCAAAAAAACCGGGCAAGAATTTGGATTATTCACAGCTAGAAGTGCTTATTCCAGACAAGCCCGGTGAGCTATCAAAGGTTTTAGGCGCTATAAACACCCAAGGTATTAACTTGGAAGATTTGCATTTTGAACATGCAAATAACCTCGGGGTTGTAAAGCTATCGGTATCAAACAAGGACAGGTGTCGATTGATGGACACTTTGGAAGATAAGTGGACTTTACTAGTATAG
- the der gene encoding bifunctional cytidylate kinase/GTPase Der has translation MDFTSIVAIDGPAGSGKSSVGRAVAQYLGYGFLPTGSYYRAFAFLLDQTKDLDSQLDSFISSVRNDLDPYNSGFNVHIDDSPFFGSSGISASSRNIASELNNPEITSKTAAVARNKSVRVRLNEYFRKLCSESIYPAIVLEGRDATTVIAPNARVKIFLTASLVKRAARRSEQLSSEPPNSVLEALRQRDEADNAVTDFLSDDSSRITLDTSDLTFSESVARVLEVIEQAGMPFVSDKWVGENADVLAASGELGATVVIVGRPNVGKSALVNCILGRREAVVENRPGVTRDRVVYPAFWAGRPFTLVDTGGWECDAEGLDAEVVAQAEIGMSIADIIIFVVDVQHGPVSTDAVIARNLQRQNKPIFLVANKADNASSDSDVAQFWSLGLGQPYACSATHGRGVADLMDIVMQSAQVHTPSFCSGAPRVALIGRPNVGKSSLINQLTNSRRAIVDDLAGTTRDPLDALAVIGDKSWLFVDTAGLRRKFKSQKGADFYAYLRATTVLRRTEIALLLLDASHAITEQDVRIAEMVVESGRALVIAINKWDLLDEERRYWLEREIDNTFFRFAWAPRVNISARTGRGVKQLATALQTALTNWNTRLNTARVNHFLQRITREQPHPTRGGRRPRILFASQTGVAPPTFTLFTTGFLEPTYRRFLQKSIRSQHSFTGSPIILSVKIRASRNR, from the coding sequence GTGGACTTTACTAGTATAGTTGCAATCGATGGTCCTGCCGGCAGCGGAAAAAGTTCTGTTGGTCGGGCCGTTGCTCAATATTTAGGGTATGGTTTTCTGCCAACCGGAAGCTATTACCGTGCCTTTGCGTTTCTGCTAGATCAGACTAAAGACCTTGATAGTCAGTTGGATAGCTTCATTTCGTCCGTGCGTAATGATCTTGATCCGTACAATAGCGGGTTTAACGTGCATATTGATGATAGTCCGTTTTTTGGGTCATCAGGTATATCCGCATCATCGAGGAATATTGCCTCTGAGCTAAACAACCCGGAAATAACCTCAAAAACTGCCGCTGTGGCGCGCAACAAAAGTGTACGAGTGCGCCTCAACGAGTATTTTAGAAAGCTATGTTCTGAAAGTATTTATCCGGCCATTGTCCTTGAGGGGCGCGATGCAACAACTGTGATAGCACCAAATGCAAGGGTGAAAATATTCTTGACAGCCTCGCTGGTTAAACGAGCAGCTCGGCGCTCCGAACAGCTGTCTTCCGAACCTCCAAATTCCGTACTGGAAGCTTTACGTCAAAGAGATGAGGCAGACAACGCAGTGACTGACTTTCTGTCAGATGACAGCTCCAGAATTACTCTGGACACGAGCGATCTGACTTTCTCGGAATCGGTTGCCCGAGTGCTTGAAGTGATTGAACAAGCTGGAATGCCGTTTGTCTCAGATAAATGGGTTGGAGAGAATGCCGATGTGCTTGCGGCTTCTGGGGAACTTGGAGCAACAGTTGTGATTGTTGGCCGGCCAAATGTTGGAAAATCAGCCCTTGTAAACTGCATCCTCGGGCGCAGAGAGGCTGTAGTGGAGAATCGTCCGGGCGTTACAAGAGATCGTGTTGTTTACCCGGCATTTTGGGCAGGCAGACCATTTACTCTTGTTGATACCGGCGGCTGGGAGTGTGATGCCGAGGGCCTTGATGCTGAGGTCGTGGCTCAGGCAGAAATTGGCATGAGTATTGCGGACATAATCATTTTTGTGGTTGATGTTCAGCATGGCCCGGTTAGCACTGATGCAGTTATCGCCCGGAATCTACAACGACAGAATAAGCCAATCTTTCTTGTTGCAAATAAAGCTGATAATGCCAGCAGTGACTCAGATGTGGCGCAATTTTGGTCTCTCGGATTAGGTCAGCCGTATGCCTGTAGCGCGACGCATGGCCGGGGAGTTGCAGATCTTATGGATATAGTCATGCAGTCTGCCCAAGTCCATACGCCAAGTTTTTGTTCAGGTGCACCACGGGTAGCGCTAATTGGCCGGCCAAATGTTGGAAAATCGAGCTTAATAAACCAACTGACGAATTCAAGAAGAGCAATTGTTGATGATCTCGCTGGGACGACACGTGATCCGCTTGATGCTTTGGCGGTTATAGGGGATAAATCATGGCTCTTTGTCGATACTGCAGGTCTTAGAAGAAAGTTCAAATCACAAAAAGGCGCAGATTTCTATGCTTATCTCCGTGCAACAACCGTTTTACGGCGTACTGAAATTGCTTTATTGTTGCTTGATGCGAGTCACGCAATTACTGAACAGGATGTGCGTATAGCAGAAATGGTTGTTGAAAGCGGCCGAGCCCTGGTAATTGCCATAAATAAATGGGATTTGCTGGATGAAGAGCGACGTTATTGGCTTGAACGTGAAATAGATAACACTTTTTTCCGCTTTGCCTGGGCACCCCGGGTGAATATTTCCGCAAGAACGGGCCGGGGCGTAAAACAGTTGGCCACAGCGCTTCAAACCGCCTTGACAAACTGGAACACGCGTCTGAACACTGCTCGCGTGAATCATTTTTTACAACGCATTACGCGTGAGCAGCCCCATCCGACCAGGGGTGGCAGGAGGCCAAGAATCTTATTTGCCAGCCAGACAGGGGTTGCCCCACCGACTTTTACACTGTTTACAACAGGTTTTCTTGAACCAACCTACCGGCGATTCTTGCAAAAGTCCATACGCTCACAACACAGCTTTACAGGATCCCCAATTATTCTGAGTGTGAAAATTCGAGCAAGTCGAAACCGCTAG